From the Candidozyma auris chromosome 2, complete sequence genome, the window TTCTTCTTAGGCTGAATCTTCCTCCATCTTTAAAATAAGCGGTTGGCGATGCCGAAGTCGACGGTGAAGACTGCGGGTCGATACGAGATGCGATGCTGCTCATAGCAGGGTCACTGTCCCCTCTAGGAGTACCCGGAGTAGCAGGCGTAGCAGCTATCAGGGGCGTCGGTAGAGCCAGGTCGTCAGACTCGGGTGCTTTCACCACGTACGCTTGACACTCTTCTGCCATGCCATTGGAAGTGAGGAAATTGCCGATGTTGTTTGTTGGGGCGTAGATGTTGTTGAACTGGAAGATCGCCACCATGGTGATACACCTATAGTGCATCAAGTGCTGGATGCATTGCTTGGTGAGAAGGTAGTCGGCGTCAGCAAGCTCGGAGATTCTCCTCACAGAATTTAGCCCATTAATAAACGGGAGGATCTTCACCATTGTTGGGTCCCAGTTGACGTCGATTAGCGAATGTAAACGCACCGTCATTATGGGCACTTGAAAAGCCTTAATATTCACTGGGGGCGGGAGAACGGGGAACAATTTGATGTCCACACTGTTGGAAGTGTCAATTGGGATGCAGCATTCTGAGTAGTTGTTTAGGTCCTGGTAAATTTGGTGAATTAGCGATTCGATCGACAGAAGCGTGAACTTTCTTACTTTACCCTGGCCAGGTGTGAACTCCACTGTGGGTGTCTTCTCAGGCGCCGCTTTTTCGTTGAAAAACATCATCTCCTTATCAAGCTTACTAAGTAAAAAAGACTGCTCTTCCAAAGCACTGAACATTCGTCCCATCCGCTGTATAGCCAGCTCGTATGGAGTTGTATCTGAGTTGTAAGGGAATACAAAGCaaaagttgaaattgaaCGAATTTCGTGAATAATTGCTCCCCTCAATGTTCACAGGGTATCCCAAGACCCGCAAATTGTCTACCTTGAACGATATGAGCTTGTTGCATAGCTGTGGTTTTGGTATCACATAGTTCTTCACTGTAtcgaagttgaagagagaagcAGGAGACTCGTTGGCTGTCAGAGCTATGGCTCGCTCGGGAACTTGGTGCACGATCTTTGTGCCTTCTGTAGGGTGAAATACCGCATAGAAGATGGCCAAGATTGGCACAAACCCATCGGTGTCCATAGGATTCGAAGGTCTTAGGAAAGGTGAGTAGAGGTTCGCGAGACTTGTATAAGGCACAAAGGCAGGGAGTTCCTTTCTACCAGGTTAAAGAGATTGGAGATTTGAGTGATTGAGTGATTACAAGGCACGAAATTCGTGTTTAAATTGTGTATCGAAGCATTTTACCGGTAATTTGGAATTGGTGGGTTTTCATGATCCAGAAAAGACCTCGGTGCTCTTTCGCAGCATCAAGCGTAGGTGTGGATGCGATTCCCGTTGCGCCAGAGATGACGAGAGAAAAGCACTTGAAAAAATATAACAGACAGCTTCAACATTATTTAGATGCCaagacaagaaaaaaaaaaaaaaaatctccGAGACGGGGAATTGAACCCCGGTCTACCACGCGACAAGCGGTAATTCTAGCCACTAAACTATCTCGGATGCTGCTGATATTGGGTGCGCGCAGGAAAATATAGATATTATGAAATTCAGTACATTTTAGCATTTTATTCGCTCGATTCTCACTCATTTGCTTCAGAAAACTTTACATAGTTACCTTGCTGgttcaaaaacaaaatcCCAAAACTATAGATACCAGCAACTATTTTCAAACCCTTTTGCTTTCAGACCTAAATTCCAGCCCAACTTCTTTCATATAGGGGGATAGCTGATCCCATTAATCTAAAGCCCATCGATTAAATTGCAACAATTTGAGCGGTTCCAGCGCTAGAAAGCTAGGCAATCATTGCAAATTAGTAAACCTGCCCCGTTTGATCAAGCTTCAAAGTGTTGTCAATAAGAAAAAGCTACAGGTAGCCCATTTTCTGAGGGGTGCGAGATTCACTCTGGCTGCGAACTCAGTATCAACTTAAACCAATTCAGCGATACCACCTCCATCTAAGCACTCAATCTACGAACATTATAAATCCTGAAACTATATCAGCATAATTatcttcaagctttccaCATCATTCGGGACCTCACCaagtcttcatcatctcctTATCGTCTACCCTCCTGGATATACTTTCCAGCCTGCACAACCATAAGGTTGCACTTGCGAGCCCTACTGTATCTATACCTTCAATTGACTGGTTTATTTTCCAACTAATTCAATAAAAGCAATACATGACCTTGCCACCCCCTTCATACAACGACAACCCAAAGTCGTTTGCGTACCCAACAGTGCACAAGCGTTGGCCAGCAATTCTCACCTCAGCCATTGAGGATGTGTCAGATTACAGTAAGCGGAACCCAGGCACAGAGCAGTGTGCTGAATATGTGACAGAAAAGCTCCAAGGGctcttgaaggagtttAAGCAGGATAAGCAGGTGAGAGCGTTTACAAAAGAGGAAATCGCCATCAAACCggagcttgaagagtacaacgaggagttggagaagttcaacAAACAGAAAGTTGTCACTTGGCTCACGGGGCCCTGGCTCTACTTGGAGTGTTATTTCTACCAATTGATTGATGTGTGGTTTAAGCAGACGAAAAAGCTTaaggattttgatgtttttgaGGCAGGGAAGACCAAAGCTTTTAAACAGAGCGGCGCTGGGGTGGTGGAGCTCTGCCACCGCTTCAAGCTTCTCTCGGAGCAATTGGCCCAAAAATCAACAGACAGTACCACATTGAAGTTGCTTTTCACTGAGTTCATTGACATTTCTCTCTGGGGCAACGCCACCGATTTGTCGTTGCTCGCAGGCACTACTACTTTGGAGGATATAAAGAGTCTCCAGGGCGCTGAGgtgagaaaaaagaacGAGGAGAAAATTCTCGTCAACGATACAGAAAAGGCGTGGGAACATTTGATGGGCACCGCGCGTGATAGGGTTGATATAGTGTTGGATAACTCTGGATTCGAGCTCTTTGCGGATCTTTGTTTGTCGttgtttcttctcgatGCCAAGGTGGTCAACAGAGTGGTGCTTCACTGTAAACGAATTCCTTGGTTTGTGAGTGACACTATGCCCAAGGATTTTGATCTTTTGCTTGCCCAGCTTGGCGACGAGCACTTCTTCGACGATGCTAGCGGAGATTCGTCTGGTAGCGAAGCCATTGGGTACTTActcaagaaggtgaagcagTACCATCAAAACGGTACGATCTCTACTCAGTCACATCCATTTTGGACATCTTATGCCAACTACTGGGATATTCCAAAGGTCAAGGATCTCTATGAGGAATTAGGCAAATCTAACCTAATCATCTTCAAGGGTGACTTGAACTATCGTAAGTTGACTGGAGACTTGAACTGGGACACCACCACTCCGTTCACCGAGGCCATCCAAGATTTGGCTTCCTCTAGGCTTCCGGTTTTGTCGTTGCGTACATGCAAGGCAgacgttgttgttggcttGCCCAAGGGTGTCAAcgagaagctcattgagGAGTATAAGAAGATGGGCAACGAGGTTGGAGAGTTCTGGACCGCTTCCGGGAAGTGGGCCGTGATCAGTTTCTCCAGAGGCTGAGCAAGTCTGGATCAGGAACACTGCTGTCGACTGAGTGTTGCCAGGTTATAGACGTGATATAAAAGAATACACTATTTAGAAGGGAGGTGATCTCGATCGAGACATCTACAATTCTATAATCTTAGCCATGTATAAAATCTCTGTTGTGAGTTTGGTTCCAAACACCAAACAAGAACGTAGATCTGGTAAAATGAAAAGTTTATTCTTAAATTCAAGgtgatggctgcgaaaacgaAACGAACGTTGCGCAGTTTATGCGTGAGGCTCTCCCCACATAGACAAGGCAGACACAACCCCATGGTAACCAGCCTGCCATTGTCCAGTCAACAATAGCAAGTTACGAGGgcacaaaaaaagaagaggccaaAATCGAAACCCACCTCGAAATGTACCAGCACTAAAACTAAAATTCAGCCCCATACCCTTATCGCTTGCATCGTCTCGCGAAATAAAGACACTGGAAAGCCTCTCAGAGCGCCTTCGCTGCGCTCGCAGCCCAGCACCAAATCGTAGCTCCCAAAGGACCGTATTTAAAGCCACTGACAAAATTCAAAGGAGCGAAGCTGAAAGTCCCGGACGCCACACCCCAATCACTTCATTCGCCGtcacaaaaaagaaaagagccCCTTGTGCTGGGGCCGCCTCCGCGCAAGGGTCCAGTCAGTTGCTGCCAAACGTTCGCAACCGCGCTTCGAGGCAGTAGGGGACTGGTGAGAATGGGATTGGAAAAGTGACATAACCCCCTACGTCACCGAAGCGGTGGACATCGACATCATTTTTTTGGGCTAGACTTCTTTGTAGGTTTATTTCTTTATCATGCAATTCTCCTGCTAATTCGGCTTTTCACCGTACCCTCCACTGTATCTCGCTGTGTCcctccttctctgcctGACCGAATTCTGCCGCGAAGCGCATAGCCGTAAGGGTCCAGCGTATTCCCACTTGGAGAGCTTCAATTGACATTTCCATACTACCAACGTGATCAGAGTGACCGGTTTCGGGGGCAATTCCTAATCTCGCCCGAAATTGGACCCTCTCCGCCCTGTTTGCATGTCCTTGTTCTCTCGTCACCCTGGCGACTTTTTTCCCCTGCACCATCTACTAACCCGCACAGTTCAATCTCTCCAGCATCACTCATTCTAAAATCATCCCTCAAGACCCTTAGTCGCTGACCAAGCCTGATACAGTCGAACCAAATTCGACTTTATTTCAGTTtttttcaccaagaaaAGCTGACTCCTATAAAAGTCAGCTCTCCTCCCCTGCAAAGCAGAGCTCACCACCTCCCTTAGTTCTAGCTCATATCCATGTCTTCGGTGCcagcgaagaagaacagGAAGGTCTCGTGTGTCCACTGCCGCAAGCTCAAGCGGAAATGTGACGGTGAGCTGCCTTGCCTGAACTGCCAGAAACGCAACATCGTTTGTGAGTATTCCCTGACTGACCGCCGCTCCCAGCGTTTCTCACTAGTGTACATTAAATCTTTGGAGACGAACGCTGAAATATACGAGAACATCCTAAATGAGTTGATTCTGTTGAGAGGCGACAAGGAGGCTCTTGTGGCCAAGCTCGAGTCTCTAGAATCGACGTTCCCTTTGACGGCCCCTCTGCGTCCGTTGGCGCAGGTGCTGGAGGAAATGGCCTCCATTCAGAGATCTGAAGAGAGCGCAGAGTCTGAGAGAGCTCATCttgatgacgaggaaaaCTATTATGGCCCAGGGTCCATATACCATTTTGGTGAATACACCACTCCTGAGCTGCTGAAGGAGCTGCCGCTGGAACGGATCATCAGCAGCTTGGAGACGGTCCACACGAActacaacttcatcaagagtGTAGTGGTTAACTTTTTCACTCACCAATGGCCCTCCTCCAACTCGTACTATCTCGACAAAAATGCCATTCTAACTGATCTTCACAAGGGCAATGTCTTTGAGAGCCCCCACCTCTCAGAGGAGCTTTTGTATGCCATTTGTGCTAATTCAGAGCTGCTCTCGTACGAGGAAGCAGATTCTTATCGGCTTTTGGCCCTTAGCAAGGTCTACCCGGCTGAGGTGAAGCTGTCGATTCCTTTGGCTCAAGCGTATATGCTACTAGCAGCGCACGAGTTTTCTTTGGGAAAAGTAACCAGTGGTTGGCAACTCTCAGGTTCCGCAATGCGGATGGGTTATGATTTGGGCTTTCATCATTATGGCGGTCCTGACGCTACTCCTCAGAAAAACAGACTTTATTTCGGCTTCATGTACATCGATTCGTACATTTGCATGGCTGTGGGCAGACCTTACACGATTGAATTGAAAAACATGGTGGTGGACAGAATACCGCAAGAAGAGGATACTGACTTTTATAATCTTCGGGACGTGGTGCTGCTATTGGAGCTTGCAAGACCAATGCTAAAAGCTACTTACGAGCCTGTGCTGTTTAACAAAGACCCTCGCATCAATTACTTACTCAAATTTAATCGTTCAAAAATGTTCAACgtgaagatcttgaagtgGAAGTCGGATTTGCCTGCTCTGTCACATTGGCTGCTTGCGCTGCTCAAGGCTCACGATGATTtggcttttcaaaatcacaACCTAAAGTTCCTCTATTGGTATGTCTTGTTATTTGTGAACAAGCCTTTCTTGCATGTTCCACGCCAATATCTGGCAGCTTACATTATAGAGGAGATGTCAAAAGAAGTATGCCTCATTGTTAACCTGCGTCTTGAACGTATGGAGGTGGAAACAAGGTCACTGCAATTGTTCCCACCTGACTCATTTAAGTTCGTCCGATATGAACAAACTGACCCTTACCACTGGGCAACCATGGATGTCTGTATGATTACGCTTCTATCTCATGTTATTGTTACATTAATCATGGATCATCCCACACATTATCTATATCTAGAAAAACATCTCAAGACATTCACGCGGTATCTCAATGGTGTCAGCGCTCGAAAGTATAAGTGCAAGAGCAATGCCATGGAGCGTCTTCTAAAGAGATACTTTGAGTGGAAATCGACTCGCGGAGATCTAACGAGCAAGCAGTCAACTTCCCTGATGGACACTGGCGTCTACGAAATGAAGCAGCTCAAGGAAACCATAGATATGCCTGATGAGTCGCCCTACTCGACGCTGACAAGCACAGATCACGAGACACCAGGTTCAAACTACGGAGTCACTTCTGGAAGCGACTCCATGCTGCCGTCTGATAGAAAGCTCGATGATAAGACGTCCACCAACCAAGACCCTCAAATACTGGgaagatcttctcaaagGCCTCCTACTATCGAGGAGGAACCAATCTTCAGTCAAAACACAGTGTATGATGCTGCTATGCAGCAAGGACAGGTAGGCACATTTCCACAGCCATCAGCGCCAACGATGGAACAAGGTAAGTTTGATAACTCACAGGTGAGACCTCCATACTTTGTTCCTCCAATGCCTGAGTATGCTCAATACCCAATGGCCCAGCAGCCACAAGCGTACATTCCACCACAGCAAGTACCACCACCGCCACCACATGCTTCCTCGTTTCATGCTCCTCCTCCCGATACCAAGCCTTACAACGAGCTACCGCCCAATGTGCAACCCAATGTTATACCGCCAAATGCTCCTTCGGATCATCCAATGTTGTATGAACCAACGCCACAGTCAACTCACCAAAATATTCATAGCGGAACGCAGAGCACCGTGAGTGTTCCTCTTTCAACGATGCCTACAGATCCTTCCCTTTCAAGTGTGCCCCAGATCACTCCAAACCAATACCCACAGCAATACCAGCAACCATTTGAGCACCAGCCTCAAGGCAGAGAAGAGCAGGCAGAACCAATTAACGCATATGATCAAGGTAACGTCCAAAGCGCTCCATTCTACCAGGCCCAGATGCAGCAAATGCAACCATCGCAATCCTACACGGATTTCCTGGGAGAACAGGCGCCTAAGGATTCGGACATGGTTGGGCAGATCATAGAGACGTTGTTTAGAAACACAGGAGAAGAGTTTGAAGCGCCAATTGATCAGTTTAATTGGGAGAAGCTTTTCGATGAGAAGTATGCTGTGATGGGTTAGCCAGTGAGAATGGAATAGCAAATAGCGGCCTTAGTGCAGACAATAAGAATTTGGGATAAAATGATCTGAGAAGATAAGTGTAGAGAATGAATGCATTTAATGCCCCTGGAAAGCTTTGAAGGTTAAACGTCAGTCAGAAGGGCGCTAATAAGGTAGtactcttttgcaaccaataGTAATGTATGCACGACTCCGAAGTGAGACACCGCAAGATGCCAAAAAAGCCGAGTACGGTCCAACATAAAAACAAATCGTGGTCTGTTTTAGGGTCTGGAAGAAGTATTAGAGACCTTCCAACGATAATATCTCCAAAGGAATTGTCATGCCTGAGTCGTTGGGTTTTCACTCTGTCTGAGGCGTGCACAGAATCTTCTCGAAAATTTTCCTCCATCCTCACGTTTCCGGCCTATATAAGCTGCAAGTTTTTCCCCCAGATTTACTTACTTCTCCATACAAACCTCCCTCATGTTGAGATCCAGAATCCCTGCTACCAGAGCTTTTGTGCGCCACTTGTCCCACAAGGAATTGAAATTTGGCGTTGAAGGCAGAGCCGCTTTGTTGAAAGGTGTCAACACTTTGGCTGATGCCGTTTCCGTCACCTTGGGTCCAAAGGGCAGAAATGTGCTCATCGAGCAGCAGTTTGGCTCTcccaaaatcaccaaagaTGGTGTCACCGTGGCCAAGAGCATCACCTTGAAGGACAAGTTTGAGGACATGGGCGCCAAGTTGTTGCAGGAAGTGGCCTCCAAGACAAACGAGTCTGCCGGTGACGGTACTACTACCGCCACTGTTTTGGGTAGATCCATTTTCACCGAGTCTGTTAAGAACGTTGCTGCTGGTTGCAACCCTATGGACTTGAGAAGAGGTACCCAGGCCGCCGTGGAGGCTGTGGTTGACTTCTTGCAGcagaacaagaaggagatcacCACTTCCGAAGAGATTGCCCAGGTGGCCACTATCTCTGCCAATGGCGACTCGCACATCGGTAACTTGTTGGCTTCAGCCATGGAGAAAGTTGGTAAGGAAGGTGTCATTACGGTGAAGGAAGGTAAGACCTTGGAGGACGAGTTGGAGGTGACTGAAGGTATGAAGTTCGACAGAGGTTACATCTCTCCctacttcatcaccaacgccAAGAGCGGTAAGGTAGAGTTTGAGAACCCCTTAATTCTCTTGTccgagaagaagctttccTCCATTCAGGACATTTTGCCATCCCTTGAGTTGGCCAGCCAGACCAGAAGACCATTGTTGATCTTGGCCGAGGACGTTGACGGCGAGGCCCTTGCTGCTTGtatcttgaacaagttgagGGGCCAGGTTCAGGTTTGTGCTGTCAAGGCTCCAGGCTTTGGTGACAACAGAAAGAACACTTTGGGCGATATTGCCATTCTCTCTGGCGGTACTGTGTTTACTGAGGAATTGGACCTCAAGCCAGAAAGCGCTACCATTGACCAGTTGGGTTCTGCTGGTTCTATCACTATCACCAAGGAGGACACCGTTATCTTGAACGGTGAGGGTTCCAAGGAGAACATTCAGAACAGATGCGAGCAGATTAGGAACTCTGTCGAGGACACCAAGACCACCGAATACGAGAGAGAGAAGTTGCAAGAGCGTTTGGCCAAGTTGTCTGGCGGTGTTGCTGTGGTCAAGGTTGGTGGTACCTCTGAGGTTGAGGTCggcgagaagaaggacagATACGACGATGCTTTGAATGCCACCAGAGCCGCTGTTCAGGAAGGTATCTTGCCAGGTGGTGGTACtgccttgatcaaggcaTGCAGAATCTTGGATGACGTCAAGAAGACCGCTGCCAACTTCGACCAGAAATTGGGTGTTGAGATCATCAGATCTGCTATTCTCAAACCAGCCAAGAGGATTATCGAAAACGCTGGTGAGGAGGGTGCTGTCATTGTTGGTAAGATCTACGATGAGccagacttcaacaagggTTACGACTCATCCAAGAGTGAGTTCACCGACATGATTGCTGTCGGTATTATTGACCCCTTCAAGGTTGTCAAGAACGGATTGGTTGACGCTTCCGGTGTTGCCTCGTTGTTGGCTACCACCGAGTGTGCCATTGTCGATGCTCCAGAGCCAAAGGGCCCACCGGCACCTGCTGGTATGAACGGCGGCATGGGCGGTGGCATGCCAGGCATGTTCTAAACAAATCATGCGACCCTACGCTTGTAAATAGAAAAACAATTTGTACAAAAGGACGAAAATTAGATACTGGAGGtgtagttggtgaagatggtACATCGTAGAGGGCAGATCATCACCTGTGTGCAGTGGTTATCAACACTGTGCGACTCATCGCAGTCATTACATGAATATCAACTAAAcctacttcaagaagtaaGATGGACTATGTTTGAGGATTTCATCCGACATAAAAAATACAGGCAAGTCGGGCTCAAACGGTCGCAATATGAGCACCTTGTGGACCTTGAAATCCGGCACAAGCTTCTacgagaagttgaaacGAGAAGAGGGAGGAGGATAGAACCAAGAGCCAAAAGAACCTTTCTACGGCGTGTTTCTGAGATTATCAAGAGCAGGCCGCTTCCAGAAGAAACCTATGAAACGTGGCATTTTAGAGATGGTAAAGTTGAGGAGGAACCCCAACcgaaaaagagaaagacGGACATAGGTCTAAAATTCAATAACTTGGTGGATGAGCTCGTGTATGAAGCAGGTATCATAGAAAAGAGTAAAGAGAGTGAAGccagtgaagatgaaggtgCGGGTGAACACGAAAATGATAATGAGAGTGAGAATGAAAATGAGGAGCTGGACTCCCAAAGTGATAGCGACAGTGACAGCAACAGTGACAGCAACAGTGACAGCGACCGTGATTATGATAGTGGAAAGGACAGTGATATAgaagttgaggaggagaatCGGGAAGACAGTTGGGCCCAGAAAAAGCTTCGCAAGATCGAAGCCGGGCTTGATACTACACGATCATGGGCCAAGGACAGGTTCATTCTCACCAAGGCAGGAATGGAGTTTTCTGGGTTGCATCAGGAGAGAGCATCGCTCATCAAGCAGCATGCTACCAATGTGCTGAACTTGCTACACATCAATATGCTACGACAGGAGTGGGATCTCGCGTACAGAGCGTTCTGCATTCTTGTGAGGTTTGATTTCGTGGATGTCAGAGCGATATGGCCACTTGGCGTAGAGATATTAACGAGACGAAGAGAGAATATGATCAAAATGGGTACCGGCTCCAAGCtagacttcttgaagtgcAGGCAGTTCTTGGACTGGCTCAGGCTCGTGTACCCTGTGTTGCCAGGCGTGGTGTTGACAAAAAACTCACGAGTAGGGCCGGTGTTTCATTCAGGATCTCGACGACATGCTCCTGCTTTCGTAGCAGCATCACTATGGGAGCTATTGCTAGATAAGCGGTATACAAGAGTACGGGAGACGTTGGAGGAATTGCTCTTGGTGCCTCCCTATTCTGTTGACGGCAGCTTCCATTTCATCGCTGCCGTGTGCTGTCTCTGTGAGAACATTCATTTGGCTGATGTATACGTGAAATTCGACAAGAATGAAACACTTCCTTCGGAGGAGGTGATTGGCGACTTGGCTGACGATATGATGCTTCTAGGGTCAAAGGACGCTATTCAAGCTCTTATATTGAGCAACATCTCCAAAATTGAGGAGCTGCTTGAGTGTTGTaagatgttgaagtttgAGTACCCCAAAGCTCAAATCGAGGATCAAATGACCCGATTGAAGCAGTTCTTGAACGGAAACATCACATCTCTTGCCCCTGAGGCTCCAGTGACAGAGACATCGAAGACTGCCAACGGCATATCGTTTGTGCATGGAGTGGCACTGGAAACCTCACAGGGACCTCATGTCATTCCCGAAAAATATATGCATAGATTTGTTCACCCTGATGAAGATATGAAGATTTCTTGGGTCTGGAGGTGGTTCCTGAAAATTGAGGGTGAGACTCCATCCGCTCGTTGTATCAAGTGCCAGGAACTGATAAAAAGAGAAACTAGTGGATCAACAAAGTCTTTAATCAGgcatttgaagaagcacgGGATCGACAAGGATACGCGCCCAGTGAAGCAAAGGATCGAAATCCGTCCTGAGTTTCTAGGATCTAGGGATTTGCCGCATGATCTCACACAAGAGGGTGATAAAGCACCCGAGGATCGTTTGAGAAACGCATCCCAAAAATCGCCCAAAGGTCGGGAAGTTATGTCAAAAGCATATCATTCTAGCGGGATTAACCCGAACGATAGCGAAATTGAACATGCAACTGATGCAAGTGACAGTTGCAGTGTCGACAGCTCTCAGGCTCCGTCgtctcctccaacaactgCTGGAGCAAATGCAGATTCAACATCGATGCCAGTGTTGGAGAAAGGACACTCTGATTTACAATCAGATGGTGAACGCTTAAATTCAGCACCAACGCCTCCATCGCCCCCAGAGCAACCACCATATTCTTGTTCTCCCAACGATCGAACTTCTTTCACGTCTTCGTCGAGCCAACGTCCCGCTCATACACCTTCAGAGCCTTATATCACTTCGTTTGAGCATGATACATTTGTATCAGACCAATCATCAACCGCCAAAGCAACACAGAAAACAGTAACTCAAGTTTCTGCGTCGGAGCTTCCACACGAAGTCCCACCTGCAATTCATAGTCGTATATCCGTACACTCATTGCTCGGAGATGACGTTGAGCCTCCGCCTATGCCGGGCCCTCTGCTTGACGTGGACGAAGAGAAGCTGAtaattcttgaagagcttaATCGGGAGCTCCGTGCTGTCGAAGAACAACAACTGGTTCCTTCACCTGATGTTTCGGAAAAGGAAATTCATACCCCTACCCGAGTTCCATTCTCACCAGAAACGAACTCTGCAGAATCGCAGAGATTTATGAGTGTGAGAAGACAATCTGTTCGTCGCCAATCAAATTTCAGTCCCAATACCACTTTTGCAGCATCTCCAGGTGATGCAGAAACGAGTTTGCGCTTTAGAAACTTTGCTCACGATCCATTCAGATCAGACAGAAGTGAGCTCGAGGACAGTCCCACTCAAAATAGTTCCGTCCTTGGTGGTATCAATAGTGATCATCAATCAACATCTGAGTcaggagaaattgaagacatCCCAGATACCCTTGTTTtcaaggaggaggacgacCCgatcaaggaggaagcaCCGGACGAGGAGAACAGAAATTCAGGGATTATGGCTGATACAGATGCGGTTTCTCTCTCAGAGATCGCAGCAAATCACCCAGAGCGGGTGGAGCATACCCCACAGGAGGGTCAGAATACTACAGCAAATACTTTAGATGGCGTTTACCTCAACAaa encodes:
- the NPR2 gene encoding nitrogen permease regulating protein NPR2 gives rise to the protein MDTDGFVPILAIFYAVFHPTEGTKIVHQVPERAIASTANESPASLFNFDTVKNYVIPKPQLCNKLISFKVDNLRVLGYPVNIEGSNYSRNSFNFNFCFVFPYNSDTTPYESAIQRMGRMFSALEEQSFLLSKLDKEMMFFNEKAAPEKTPTVEFTPGQGKVRKFTLSSIESLIHQIYQDLNNYSECCIPIDTSNSVDIKLFPVLPPPVNIKAFQVPIMTVRLHSLIDVNWDPTMVKILPFINGLNSVRRISELADADYLLTKQCIQHLMHYRCITMVAIFQFNNIYAPTNNIGNFLTSNGMAEECQAYVVKAPESDDSALPTPSIAATPATPGTPRGDSDPAMSSIASRIDPQSSPSTSASPTAYFKDGGRFSLRRTPKVTVRVPSKATLFYLYRSLNQGQTLKDWYLQHQKALQNIDVRRFINFGIVRGLIYRSHSYPILNKVTKFFENEVSNVDPLDEVVKSHATDVIKKAKERAMSQASSSNQGLLRDTVNESNLKTGRKNRSVSFQYHVERFSQSEESLSTDSEVFESDSDDDGDSKLSKPMYKVATTGTDSSGDDDYGHSNKEDLIKLMKLVKGVQHMDSICTELRKPRSEVEKLLDELGAHFTISS
- the HRT2 gene encoding putative methyltransferase codes for the protein MTLPPPSYNDNPKSFAYPTVHKRWPAILTSAIEDVSDYSKRNPGTEQCAEYVTEKLQGLLKEFKQDKQVRAFTKEEIAIKPELEEYNEELEKFNKQKVVTWLTGPWLYLECYFYQLIDVWFKQTKKLKDFDVFEAGKTKAFKQSGAGVVELCHRFKLLSEQLAQKSTDSTTLKLLFTEFIDISLWGNATDLSLLAGTTTLEDIKSLQGAEVRKKNEEKILVNDTEKAWEHLMGTARDRVDIVLDNSGFELFADLCLSLFLLDAKVVNRVVLHCKRIPWFVSDTMPKDFDLLLAQLGDEHFFDDASGDSSGSEAIGYLLKKVKQYHQNGTISTQSHPFWTSYANYWDIPKVKDLYEELGKSNLIIFKGDLNYRKLTGDLNWDTTTPFTEAIQDLASSRLPVLSLRTCKADVVVGLPKGVNEKLIEEYKKMGNEVGEFWTASGKWAVISFSRG
- the HSP60 gene encoding chaperone ATPase HSP60 encodes the protein MLRSRIPATRAFVRHLSHKELKFGVEGRAALLKGVNTLADAVSVTLGPKGRNVLIEQQFGSPKITKDGVTVAKSITLKDKFEDMGAKLLQEVASKTNESAGDGTTTATVLGRSIFTESVKNVAAGCNPMDLRRGTQAAVEAVVDFLQQNKKEITTSEEIAQVATISANGDSHIGNLLASAMEKVGKEGVITVKEGKTLEDELEVTEGMKFDRGYISPYFITNAKSGKVEFENPLILLSEKKLSSIQDILPSLELASQTRRPLLILAEDVDGEALAACILNKLRGQVQVCAVKAPGFGDNRKNTLGDIAILSGGTVFTEELDLKPESATIDQLGSAGSITITKEDTVILNGEGSKENIQNRCEQIRNSVEDTKTTEYEREKLQERLAKLSGGVAVVKVGGTSEVEVGEKKDRYDDALNATRAAVQEGILPGGGTALIKACRILDDVKKTAANFDQKLGVEIIRSAILKPAKRIIENAGEEGAVIVGKIYDEPDFNKGYDSSKSEFTDMIAVGIIDPFKVVKNGLVDASGVASLLATTECAIVDAPEPKGPPAPAGMNGGMGGGMPGMF
- the RRN11 gene encoding Rrn11p translates to MFEDFIRHKKYRQVGLKRSQYEHLVDLEIRHKLLREVETRRGRRIEPRAKRTFLRRVSEIIKSRPLPEETYETWHFRDGKVEEEPQPKKRKTDIGLKFNNLVDELVYEAGIIEKSKESEASEDEGAGEHENDNESENENEESDSQSDSDSDSNSDSNSDSDRDYDSGKDSDIEVEEENREDSWAQKKLRKIEAGLDTTRSWAKDRFILTKAGMEFSGLHQERASLIKQHATNVSNLLHINMLRQEWDLAYRAFCILVRFDFVDVRAIWPLGVEILTRRRENMIKMGTGSKLDFLKCRQFLDWLRLVYPVLPGVVLTKNSRVGPVFHSGSRRHAPAFVAASLWELLLDKRYTRVRETLEELLLVPPYSVDGSFHFIAAVCCLCENIHLADVYVKFDKNETLPSEEVIGDLADDMMLLGSKDAIQALILSNISKIEESLECCKMLKFEYPKAQIEDQMTRLKQFLNGNITSLAPEAPVTETSKTANGISFVHGVASETSQGPHVIPEKYMHRFVHPDEDMKISWVWRWFSKIEGETPSARCIKCQESIKRETSGSTKSLIRHLKKHGIDKDTRPVKQRIEIRPEFLGSRDLPHDLTQEGDKAPEDRLRNASQKSPKGREVMSKAYHSSGINPNDSEIEHATDASDSCSVDSSQAPSSPPTTAGANADSTSMPVLEKGHSDLQSDGERLNSAPTPPSPPEQPPYSCSPNDRTSFTSSSSQRPAHTPSEPYITSFEHDTFVSDQSSTAKATQKTVTQVSASELPHEVPPAIHSRISVHSLLGDDVEPPPMPGPSLDVDEEKSIILEELNRELRAVEEQQSVPSPDVSEKEIHTPTRVPFSPETNSAESQRFMSVRRQSVRRQSNFSPNTTFAASPGDAETSLRFRNFAHDPFRSDRSELEDSPTQNSSVLGGINSDHQSTSESGEIEDIPDTLVFKEEDDPIKEEAPDEENRNSGIMADTDAVSLSEIAANHPERVEHTPQEGQNTTANTLDGVYLNKDHQKSFETEIEQIDPDILALSQPKDEEQDTPAESIQLSIQDDSINTHNDQYEDAQSQLVFGEEYSNHLERHENASDSSEGETQFYSYNDSHFKTSDSSTQNTQFQRVTKSNVDSN